Proteins from a genomic interval of Trifolium pratense cultivar HEN17-A07 linkage group LG6, ARS_RC_1.1, whole genome shotgun sequence:
- the LOC123890128 gene encoding serine/threonine-protein kinase ATM-like, which translates to MIMQNTASTDSLQSSCSYEISKSRIVDIELDVNDDSRDVDSLLVKKFGSGVSSSVENWKVGMISLISFFFSASPKLTWDTLYKLMEKEYDPKVRGQILHHLCEHPHCVDKYSTRLIDLVNVMSGIITEQVGLTLACGNVLTSTHALLSKLFSLDAVGKEKCGPYLSEVTTKQLSCVFPIPSNAARQIFL; encoded by the exons ATGATCATGCAAAATACAGCTTCTACTGATAGTTTGCAAAGTTCttgttcatatgaaataagTAAAAGCAGGATTGTAGATATCGAGTTGGATGTTAACGACGATTCAAGAGATGTGGATAGCTTACTTGTCAAAAAATTTGGAAGTGGCGTGTCATCTTCTGTAGAGAATTGGAAAGTTGGCATGATATCacttatttccttttttttctcaGCTTCACCTAAACTGACGTGGGATACGCTCTACAAACTAATGGAGAAAGAGTACGATCCCAAG GTGCGTGGACAAATATTGCATCATCTCTGTGAACATCCTCATTGCGTGGACAAATATTCTACAAGATTAATAGATTTG GTTAATGTAATGAGCGGTATCATTACAGAGCAAGTTGGACTTACGCTTGCCTGTGGGAATGTGTTGACTTCTACCCATGCTTTACTATCTAAATTATTCTCCCTTGATGCTGTTGGTAAGGAGAAATGCGGCCCATACTTAAGTGAAGTGACAACTAAACAG CTTTCCTGCGTGTTTCCTATACCATCCAATGCTGCCCGACAAATTTTCCTGTAA